One segment of Mastomys coucha isolate ucsf_1 unplaced genomic scaffold, UCSF_Mcou_1 pScaffold23, whole genome shotgun sequence DNA contains the following:
- the Pcbp4 gene encoding poly(rC)-binding protein 4 isoform X2 — protein sequence MSSSDAGLEEEPELSITLTLRMLMHGKEVGSIIGKKGETVKRIREQSSARITISEGSCPERITTITGSTAAVFHAVSMIAFKLDEDLCAAPANGGSVSRPPVTLRLVIPASQCGSLIGKAGTKIKEIRETTGAQVQVAGDLLPNSTERAVTVSGVPDAIILCVRQICAVILESPPKGATIPYHPSLSLGTVLLSANQGFSVQGQYGAVTPAEVTKLQQLSGHAVPFASPGVVPGLDPSTQTSSQEFLVPNDLIGCVIGRQGSKISEIRQMSGAHIKIGNQAEGAGERHVTITGSPVSIALAQYLITAWATAGLGGLHCQDGSGQWEQES from the exons ATGAGCAGTTCAGATGCGGGGctggaggaggagccagagcTGAGTATCACCCTCACCCTGCGGATGCTGATGCATGGGAAG GAGGTGGGCAGCATCATTGGGAAG AAGGGAGAGACTGTAAAGCGAATCCGGGAGCAG AGCAGTGCCAGGATCACCATCTCCGAGGGCTCCTGCCCTGAGCGAATTACGACCATCACTGGCTCTACAGCTGCTGTCTTCCACGCAGTGTCCATGATTGCCTTCAAGCTGGATGAG GACCTTTGTGCTGCTCCTGCAAATGGTGGCAGTGTCTCCAGACCTCCAGTGACCTTGCGCCTGGTCATCCCTGCCAGCCAGTGTGGATCACTGATTGGGAAGGCAGGCACCAAAATCAAGGAGATCCGAGAG ACTACAGGAGCCCAGGTGCAGGTGGCAGGGGACCTGCTACCAAATTCCACAGAGCGTGCTGTCACTGTGTCCGGGGTGCCTGATGCCATCATCCTGTGTGTGCGCCAGATCTGTGCTGTTATCCTGGAG TCCCCACCCAAAGGAGCCACTATCCCATACCATCCGAGCCTCTCCCTAGGTACTGTCCTCCTCTCTGCCAACCAG ggtttctctgtccagGGTCAGTATGGAGCAGTGACCCCTGCGGAG GTCACCAAGCTCCAGCAGCTCTCAGGCCACGCTGTTCCCTTTGCATCACCCGGTGTGGTGCCAG GACTGGATCCCAGCACACAGACCAGCTCACAGGAGTTTCTGGTTCCCAATGAT CTGATTGGCTGTGTGATCGGACGCCAGGGCAGCAAGATCAGTGAGATCCGGCAGATGTCAGGGGCACATATTAAGATCGGGAACCAAGCAGAGGGTGCAGGGGAACGGCATGTGACCATCACTGGCTCACCGGTCTCCATTGCCCTGGCTCAGTACCTCATCACTGCCTG GGCCACCGCCGGGCTTGGCGGCCTACACTGCCAAGATGGCAGCGGCCAATGGGAGCAAGAAAGCTGA
- the Pcbp4 gene encoding poly(rC)-binding protein 4 isoform X1, translating into MSSSDAGLEEEPELSITLTLRMLMHGKEVGSIIGKKGETVKRIREQSSARITISEGSCPERITTITGSTAAVFHAVSMIAFKLDEDLCAAPANGGSVSRPPVTLRLVIPASQCGSLIGKAGTKIKEIRETTGAQVQVAGDLLPNSTERAVTVSGVPDAIILCVRQICAVILESPPKGATIPYHPSLSLGTVLLSANQGFSVQGQYGAVTPAEVTKLQQLSGHAVPFASPGVVPGLDPSTQTSSQEFLVPNDLIGCVIGRQGSKISEIRQMSGAHIKIGNQAEGAGERHVTITGSPVSIALAQYLITACLETAKSTSGGTPGSAPADLPTPFSPPLTALPTAPPGLLGTPYAISLSNFIGLKPVPFLALPPASPGPPPGLAAYTAKMAAANGSKKAERQKFSPY; encoded by the exons ATGAGCAGTTCAGATGCGGGGctggaggaggagccagagcTGAGTATCACCCTCACCCTGCGGATGCTGATGCATGGGAAG GAGGTGGGCAGCATCATTGGGAAG AAGGGAGAGACTGTAAAGCGAATCCGGGAGCAG AGCAGTGCCAGGATCACCATCTCCGAGGGCTCCTGCCCTGAGCGAATTACGACCATCACTGGCTCTACAGCTGCTGTCTTCCACGCAGTGTCCATGATTGCCTTCAAGCTGGATGAG GACCTTTGTGCTGCTCCTGCAAATGGTGGCAGTGTCTCCAGACCTCCAGTGACCTTGCGCCTGGTCATCCCTGCCAGCCAGTGTGGATCACTGATTGGGAAGGCAGGCACCAAAATCAAGGAGATCCGAGAG ACTACAGGAGCCCAGGTGCAGGTGGCAGGGGACCTGCTACCAAATTCCACAGAGCGTGCTGTCACTGTGTCCGGGGTGCCTGATGCCATCATCCTGTGTGTGCGCCAGATCTGTGCTGTTATCCTGGAG TCCCCACCCAAAGGAGCCACTATCCCATACCATCCGAGCCTCTCCCTAGGTACTGTCCTCCTCTCTGCCAACCAG ggtttctctgtccagGGTCAGTATGGAGCAGTGACCCCTGCGGAG GTCACCAAGCTCCAGCAGCTCTCAGGCCACGCTGTTCCCTTTGCATCACCCGGTGTGGTGCCAG GACTGGATCCCAGCACACAGACCAGCTCACAGGAGTTTCTGGTTCCCAATGAT CTGATTGGCTGTGTGATCGGACGCCAGGGCAGCAAGATCAGTGAGATCCGGCAGATGTCAGGGGCACATATTAAGATCGGGAACCAAGCAGAGGGTGCAGGGGAACGGCATGTGACCATCACTGGCTCACCGGTCTCCATTGCCCTGGCTCAGTACCTCATCACTGCCTG TCTAGAGACGGCCAAGTCTACCTCTGGGGGGACGCCTGGCTCAGCCCCCGCAGACCTGCCCACCCCTTTCTCGCCACCCCTGACGGCCCTGCCCACAGCTCCCCCAGGCCTGCTGGGCACACCTTATGCCATCTCCCTCTCCAACTTCATCGGCCTCAAGCCTGTGCCCTTCCTGGCTCTACCACCTGCTTCCCCAGGGCCACCGCCGGGCTTGGCGGCCTACACTGCCAAGATGGCAGCGGCCAATGGGAGCAAGAAAGCTGAACGGCAGAAATTCTCCCCCTACTGA
- the Gpr62 gene encoding G-protein coupled receptor 62 produces the protein MAIGSGLSVTELAGSVGFILAVLVEVGAVLGNGTLLVVVLRTPDLQDAFYLAHLCVVDLLAAASIMPLGLLAAPPGLGSVPLDPSSCRAARFLSAALLPACTLGVAALGLARYRLIVHPLRPGARPAPALVLTAVWSAAALLGALSLLGPPPAPPPAPARCSVLAGGLGPFRPLWAMLAFALPALLLLAAYGSIFLVARRAALRPPRGTRLRSDSLDSRLSFLPPLRPRLPGGKAALAPALAVGQFAACWLPYGCACLAPAARAAAAEAAVTWVAYSAFAAHPFLYGLLQRPVRLALGRLTRRALPWAPKACTSQAWDLRTLLQRLRGLCKDPVLGPSEAPEQTRELAGQSPSVSEAT, from the coding sequence ATGGCCATCGGCTCGGGGCTCAGCGTCACCGAACTCGCGGGCTCGGTGGGGTTTATCCTAGCGGTTCTCGTAGAGGTGGGGGCCGTGCTGGGCAACGGCACTCTGCTCGTGGTGGTGCTGCGCACGCCGGACCTGCAAGATGCCTTCTACCTGGCGCACTTGTGCGTCGTGGACCTGCTGGCGGCCGCCTCCATCATGCCTCTGGGCCTGCTGGCCGCGCCGCCCGGGCTGGGCAGTGTGCCCCTGGACCCCTCGTCGTGCCGGGCGGCGCGCTTCCTCTCGGCGGCTCTGCTCCCTGCGTGCACGCTCGGCGTGGCCGCTCTCGGCCTGGCGCGCTACCGCCTCATAGTGCATCCGCTGCGGCCAGGCGCGCGCCCAGCGCCGGCGCTGGTGCTCACCGCGGTGTGGTCCGCGGCCGCGCTCCTGGGCGCGCTCTCCTTGCTCGGGCCGCCGCCGGCGCCGCCTCCGGCCCCGGCTCGCTGTTCCGTCCTGGCCGGGGGGCTCGGGCCCTTCCGGCCACTTTGGGCGATGCTAGCCTTCGCGCTGCCCGCACTCCTGCTGCTGGCCGCCTACGGTAGCATCTTCCTGGTGGCGCGGCGCGCCGCACTCCGACCTCCGCGCGGGACCCGGCTCCGCTCCGACTCTCTGGACAGTCGTCTCTCCTTCTTGCCGCCCCTCCGGCCACGTCTGCCCGGGGGCAAGGCGGCCCTGGCCCCGGCCCTGGCCGTGGGCCAGTTTGCAGCCTGCTGGCTGCCTTATGGCTGCGCATGCTTGGCGCCCGCGGCGCGCGCCGCAGCGGCCGAGGCTGCGGTCACCTGGGTGGCCTACTCCGCCTTCGCGGCTCACCCCTTTCTCTATGGCCTGCTGCAGCGCCCGGTGCGCCTGGCTCTGGGCCGCCTCACCCGCCGAGCGCTGCCTTGGGCCCCGAAAGCCTGCACATCACAAGCCTGGGACCTGCGGACACTCCTTCAGCGTCTCCGGGGACTCTGCAAGGACCCTGTCCTAGGCCCTTCTGAGGCACCAGAACAGACCCGAGAATTGGCAGGACAGAGCCCGAGTGTGTCAGAGGCCACCTGA
- the Parp3 gene encoding protein mono-ADP-ribosyltransferase PARP3 isoform X2, with the protein MAPKRKSSVQTEGSKKQRQGTGEEDRIRSTAEALRAAAPADKRILRVDPSCPFSRNPGIQVHEDYDCTLNQTNIGNNNNKFYIIQLLEEGSRFFCWNRWGRVGEVGQSKMNHFTCLEDAKKDFKKKFWEKTKNKWEERDHFVAHPSKYTLIEVQGEAESQEAVVKVDGGPVRTVVKPCSLDPATQKLITNIFSKEMFKNAMTLMNLDVKKMPLGKLSKQQIARGFEALEALEEAMKNPTGDGPSLEELSSCFYTVIPHNFGRSRPPPINSPDLLQAKKDMLLVLADIELAQTLQAAPGEEEKVEEVPHPLDRDYQLLRCQLQLLDSGEAEYKAIQTYLEQTGNSYRCPGLQHVWKVNREGEGDRFQAHSKLGNRRLLWHGTNVAVVAAILTSGLRIMPHSGGRVGKGIYFASENSKSAGYVTAMHCGGHQVGYMFLGEVALGKEHHITMDDPSLKSPPPGFDSVIARGQTEPDPAQDIELELDGQPVVVPQGRPVVCPSFKSSSFSQSEYLIYKESQCRLRYLLEIHL; encoded by the exons ATGGCTCCAAAACGAAAGTCTTCCGTGCAGACCGAGGGCTCCAAGAAGCAGCGACAGGGGACCGGGGAGGAGGACAGAATCCGATCCACTGCGGAGGCTCTCAGAGCAGCAGCGCCTGCTGATAAGCGCATCCTCCGTGTGGATCCCTCGTGTCCATTCAGTCGGAACCCCGGGATTCAG GTCCACGAGGACTATGACTGTACCCTGAACCAGACCAACATcggcaacaacaacaataagttCTACATCATCCAGCTGCTGGAGGAGGGCAGTCGCTTCTTCTGCTGGAATCGCTGGGGCCGAGTG GGAGAGGTGGGCCAGAGCAAGATGAACCACTTCACCTGCCTGGAAGATGCAAagaaggactttaagaagaaattTTGGGAGAAGACTAAAAACAAATGGGAGGAGCGGGACCACTTTGTGGCCCATCCCAGCAAGTACACCCTTATAGAAGTTCAGGGAGAAGCCGAGAGCCAAGAGGCTGTAGTGAAG GTGGATGGCGGCCCCGTGAGGACTGTGGTTAAGCCCTGCTCCCTAGACCCTGCCACCCAGAAGCTTATCACCAACATCTTCAGCAAAGAGATGTTCAAGAACGCCATGACCCTCATGAACCTGG ATGTAAAGAAGATGCCCTTGGGAAAGCTGAGTAAGCAGCAGATTGCTCGTGGCTTCGAGGCCTTGGAAGCTCTAGAGGAGGCCATGAAAAACCCCACAGGGGATGGCCCGAGCCTAGAAGagctctcctcctgcttctacacGGTCATCCCACACAACTTCGGCCGCAGCCGACCCCCACCCATCAACTCCCCTGACCTTCTTCAGGCCAAGAAGGACATGTTGCTG GTTCTAGCGGACATCGAGCTGGCCCAGACTTTGCAGGCAGcccctggtgaggaggagaaagtggaagaGGTGCCACACCCACTGGACCGAGACTACCAGCTCCTTAGGTGCCAGCTTCAACTGCTGGACTCTGGGGAGGCCGAGTACAAG GCAATCCAGACCTACTTGGAGCAGACTGGCAACAGCTACAGGTGTCCAGGCCTGCAGCATGTTTGGAAAGTGAATCGAGAAGGGGAG GGAGACAGGTTCCAGGCCCACTCCAAACTGGGCAATCGGAGGCTGCTGTGGCATGGCACCAATGTGGCCGTGGTGGCTGCTATCCTCACCAGTGGGCTCCGAATCATGCCACATTCGGGTGGTCGTGTTGGCAAGGGTATCTATTTTGCCTCCGAGAACAGCAAGTCAGCTGGCTATG TCACTGCCATGCACTGTGGGGGCCACCAGGTGGGCTACATGTTCCTGGGCGAGGTAGCCCTCGGCAAAGAGCACCACATCACCATGGATGATCCCAGCTTGAAGAGTCCACCCCCTGGCTTTGACAGCGTCATCGCCCGAGGTCAAACAGAGCCTG ATCCCGCCCAGGACATTGAACTAGAACTGGATGGGCAGCCAGTGGTGGTGCCCCAAGGCCGACCTGTGGTGTGCCCATCTTTCAAAAGCTCCAGCTTCAGCCAGAGTGAATACCTCATATACAAGGAGAGCCAGTGTCGCCTGCGCTACCTGCTGGAGATTCACCTCTGA
- the Parp3 gene encoding protein mono-ADP-ribosyltransferase PARP3 isoform X1 gives MAPKRKSSVQTEGSKKQRQGTGEEDRIRSTAEALRAAAPADKRILRVDPSCPFSRNPGIQVHEDYDCTLNQTNIGNNNNKFYIIQLLEEGSRFFCWNRWGRVGEVGQSKMNHFTCLEDAKKDFKKKFWEKTKNKWEERDHFVAHPSKYTLIEVQGEAESQEAVVKALSPQVDGGPVRTVVKPCSLDPATQKLITNIFSKEMFKNAMTLMNLDVKKMPLGKLSKQQIARGFEALEALEEAMKNPTGDGPSLEELSSCFYTVIPHNFGRSRPPPINSPDLLQAKKDMLLVLADIELAQTLQAAPGEEEKVEEVPHPLDRDYQLLRCQLQLLDSGEAEYKAIQTYLEQTGNSYRCPGLQHVWKVNREGEGDRFQAHSKLGNRRLLWHGTNVAVVAAILTSGLRIMPHSGGRVGKGIYFASENSKSAGYVTAMHCGGHQVGYMFLGEVALGKEHHITMDDPSLKSPPPGFDSVIARGQTEPDPAQDIELELDGQPVVVPQGRPVVCPSFKSSSFSQSEYLIYKESQCRLRYLLEIHL, from the exons ATGGCTCCAAAACGAAAGTCTTCCGTGCAGACCGAGGGCTCCAAGAAGCAGCGACAGGGGACCGGGGAGGAGGACAGAATCCGATCCACTGCGGAGGCTCTCAGAGCAGCAGCGCCTGCTGATAAGCGCATCCTCCGTGTGGATCCCTCGTGTCCATTCAGTCGGAACCCCGGGATTCAG GTCCACGAGGACTATGACTGTACCCTGAACCAGACCAACATcggcaacaacaacaataagttCTACATCATCCAGCTGCTGGAGGAGGGCAGTCGCTTCTTCTGCTGGAATCGCTGGGGCCGAGTG GGAGAGGTGGGCCAGAGCAAGATGAACCACTTCACCTGCCTGGAAGATGCAAagaaggactttaagaagaaattTTGGGAGAAGACTAAAAACAAATGGGAGGAGCGGGACCACTTTGTGGCCCATCCCAGCAAGTACACCCTTATAGAAGTTCAGGGAGAAGCCGAGAGCCAAGAGGCTGTAGTGAAG GCCTTATCTCCCCAGGTGGATGGCGGCCCCGTGAGGACTGTGGTTAAGCCCTGCTCCCTAGACCCTGCCACCCAGAAGCTTATCACCAACATCTTCAGCAAAGAGATGTTCAAGAACGCCATGACCCTCATGAACCTGG ATGTAAAGAAGATGCCCTTGGGAAAGCTGAGTAAGCAGCAGATTGCTCGTGGCTTCGAGGCCTTGGAAGCTCTAGAGGAGGCCATGAAAAACCCCACAGGGGATGGCCCGAGCCTAGAAGagctctcctcctgcttctacacGGTCATCCCACACAACTTCGGCCGCAGCCGACCCCCACCCATCAACTCCCCTGACCTTCTTCAGGCCAAGAAGGACATGTTGCTG GTTCTAGCGGACATCGAGCTGGCCCAGACTTTGCAGGCAGcccctggtgaggaggagaaagtggaagaGGTGCCACACCCACTGGACCGAGACTACCAGCTCCTTAGGTGCCAGCTTCAACTGCTGGACTCTGGGGAGGCCGAGTACAAG GCAATCCAGACCTACTTGGAGCAGACTGGCAACAGCTACAGGTGTCCAGGCCTGCAGCATGTTTGGAAAGTGAATCGAGAAGGGGAG GGAGACAGGTTCCAGGCCCACTCCAAACTGGGCAATCGGAGGCTGCTGTGGCATGGCACCAATGTGGCCGTGGTGGCTGCTATCCTCACCAGTGGGCTCCGAATCATGCCACATTCGGGTGGTCGTGTTGGCAAGGGTATCTATTTTGCCTCCGAGAACAGCAAGTCAGCTGGCTATG TCACTGCCATGCACTGTGGGGGCCACCAGGTGGGCTACATGTTCCTGGGCGAGGTAGCCCTCGGCAAAGAGCACCACATCACCATGGATGATCCCAGCTTGAAGAGTCCACCCCCTGGCTTTGACAGCGTCATCGCCCGAGGTCAAACAGAGCCTG ATCCCGCCCAGGACATTGAACTAGAACTGGATGGGCAGCCAGTGGTGGTGCCCCAAGGCCGACCTGTGGTGTGCCCATCTTTCAAAAGCTCCAGCTTCAGCCAGAGTGAATACCTCATATACAAGGAGAGCCAGTGTCGCCTGCGCTACCTGCTGGAGATTCACCTCTGA
- the Rrp9 gene encoding U3 small nucleolar RNA-interacting protein 2 has product MNSMSTAVATRKRAKPAPGPGAASVAGKRRRKVDSAADRGKAKGGGKMNEEISSDSESESLAPRKTEEEEEEELEETAQEKKLRLAKLYLEQLRQQEEEKAEARAFEEDQVAGRLKEDVLEQRGRLQKSVAKEIQAPAPTDIRVLRGHQLSITCLVITPDDLAIFSAAKDCTIIKWSVETGRKLHVIPRAKKGAQGQPSGHSSHVLCMAISSDGKYLASGDRSKLILIWEAQSCQHLYTFTGHRDAVSGLAFRRGTHQLYSTSHDRSVKVWNAAENSYVETLFGHQDAVAALDALSRECCVTAGGRDGTVRVWKIPEESQLVFYGHQGSIDCIHLINEEHMVSGADDGSVALWGLSKKRPLALQREAHGLHGEPGLEQPFWVSSVAALLNTDLVATGSHNARVRLWQCGEGFRQLDPLCDIPLVGFINSLKFSSAGDFLVAGVGQEHRLGRWWRIKEARNSVCIIPLRRVPVSPVAGS; this is encoded by the exons ATGAACAGTATGTCGACCGCCGTGGCAACTCGTAAGCGGGCAAAGCCAGCTCCCGGGCCCGGGGCGGCTTCAGTCGCCGGCAAGCGGCGGCGAAAG GTAGACTCTGCTGCGGACAGAGGCAAGGCCAAGGGTGGCGGCAAAATGAATGAAGAGATTTCCAGCGATTCTGAGAGTGAGAG CCTGGCCCCaaggaaaacagaggaagaggaggaggaagaactggaAGAGACCGCTCAGGAAAAGAAGCTACGCTTGGCCAAACTCTATCTTGAACAACTCAGGCAGCAAG aggaggagaaggctgAAGCCCGTGCATTTGAGGAGGATCAGGTGGCGGGGCGCTTGAAGGAGGATGTG CTGGAGCAGAGAGGCAGGTTGCAGAAATCGGTGGCAAAGGAG ATTCAGGCCCCAGCCCCCACCGACATTCGAGTTTTGCGGGGCCACCAGCTCTCCATTACGTGCTTGGTCATCACTCCTGATGACCTGGCCATCTTCTCTGCCGCCAAAGACTGCACCATCATTAAGT GGAGTGTAGAGACGGGGCGGAAGCTGCATGTGATCCCTCGAGCCAAGAAGGGTGCTCAGGGCCAGCCTTCCGGCCACAGCAGCCACGTCCTCTGCATGGCCATCTCCTCTGATGGCAAGTACCTC GCCTCCGGCGACCGTAGCAAACTCATTCTAATTTGGGAGGCCCAGAGCTGCCAGCACCTGTATACCTTCACGGGACACCGGGATGCTGTGTCG gGATTGGCCTTCCGAAGAGGTACCCACCAGCTCTACAGCACTTCCCACGACCGCTCTGTGAAGGTGTGGAATGCAGCTGAGAACTCCTACGTGGAGACCCT CTTCGGGCACCAGGATGCTGTGGCTGCCTTGGATGCCCTGAGCAGAGAGTGCTGTGTGACAGCCGGGGGCCGGGATGGGACTGTGCGCGTGTGGAAGATCCCAGAGGAGTCCCAGCTTGTCTTCTATGGCCACCA GGGTTCCATTGACTGTATCCATCTTATCAACGAGGAGCACATGGTATCGGGTGCGGATGATGG CTCAGTGGCCTTGTGGGGCCTCTCCAAGAAACGGCCACTCGCCCTCCAGCGCGAAGCTCATGGGCTTCACGGGGAGCCAGGCCTGGAGCAACCCTTCTGGGTATCTTCGGTGGCAGCCCTACTCAATACAGACCTTGTAGCCACAG GCTCCCATAATGCCCGTGTGCGACTTTGGCAGTGTGGAGAGGGCTTCCGGCAGCTTGACCCTCTCTGTGACATCCCCCTG GTCGGTTTTATCAACAGCCTCAagttctccagtgctggggactTCTTGGTGGCTGGCGTGGGACAGGAGCACAG GCTTGGCCGGTGGTGGAGGATCAAAGAGGCCCGGAACTCAGTCTGCATCATCCCGCTCCGCAGGGTCCCCGTGTCCCCTGTTGCCGGCTCCTGA
- the Iqcf1 gene encoding IQ domain-containing protein F1 isoform X2: MSNKNQERSENDQVIKIQAWWRGTLVRRSLLHAALSAWIIQCWWRLILPKIMEKRRQSMLDTFQQEQWAVVRLQSWVRMWRIRRRYCRLLNAARTIQSHWRCHACSSRGVIKGQYRISTSQMHLELEVLLGSGPCIVTECIPLPIKQ, translated from the exons ATG TCCAACAAAAACCAGGAGCGTTCTGAAAACGACCAAGTTATAAAGATCCAAGCTTGGTGGCGTGGTACACTGGTACGTCGGTCGCTGTTGCACGCAGCCCTCAGTGCCTGGATTATCCAATGCTGGTGGCGGCTGATACTGCCAAAGATTATGGAGAAGAGGCGGCAGTCCATGCTGGATACCTTCCAACAGGAGCAGTGGGCAGTCGTCAGGCTGCAGTCCTGGGTCCGCATGTGGCGTATCCGCAGGCGTTACTGCCGGTTGCTTAATGCTGCCCGGACCATCCAGTCTCACTGGAGGTGTCATGCTTGCTCTTCACGGGGTGTCATCAAGGGCCAATACCGAATTTCAACCAGCCAGATGCACCTTGAGCTGGAGGTCTTGCTGGGTTCAGGGCCTTGTATTGTGACCGAATGTATTCCCCTCCCAATAAAGCAGTGA
- the Iqcf1 gene encoding IQ domain-containing protein F1 isoform X1, translating into MGKEQQKPEDLNAPTDDTPQEKRQPADLSSKTKKAKSNKNQERSENDQVIKIQAWWRGTLVRRSLLHAALSAWIIQCWWRLILPKIMEKRRQSMLDTFQQEQWAVVRLQSWVRMWRIRRRYCRLLNAARTIQSHWRCHACSSRGVIKGQYRISTSQMHLELEVLLGSGPCIVTECIPLPIKQ; encoded by the exons ATG GGTAAGGAGCAGCAGAAGCCTGAAGACCTTAATGCACCTACTGACGATACTCCTCAGGAGAAGCGGCAGCCAGCTGACCTAtcctcaaaaacaaagaaggcaAAG TCCAACAAAAACCAGGAGCGTTCTGAAAACGACCAAGTTATAAAGATCCAAGCTTGGTGGCGTGGTACACTGGTACGTCGGTCGCTGTTGCACGCAGCCCTCAGTGCCTGGATTATCCAATGCTGGTGGCGGCTGATACTGCCAAAGATTATGGAGAAGAGGCGGCAGTCCATGCTGGATACCTTCCAACAGGAGCAGTGGGCAGTCGTCAGGCTGCAGTCCTGGGTCCGCATGTGGCGTATCCGCAGGCGTTACTGCCGGTTGCTTAATGCTGCCCGGACCATCCAGTCTCACTGGAGGTGTCATGCTTGCTCTTCACGGGGTGTCATCAAGGGCCAATACCGAATTTCAACCAGCCAGATGCACCTTGAGCTGGAGGTCTTGCTGGGTTCAGGGCCTTGTATTGTGACCGAATGTATTCCCCTCCCAATAAAGCAGTGA